A region of Denticeps clupeoides chromosome 19, fDenClu1.1, whole genome shotgun sequence DNA encodes the following proteins:
- the agxta gene encoding alanine--glyoxylate and serine--pyruvate aminotransferase a: protein MASLPIPPPACLLKPYAVPYRYMLGPGPSNVPPRILAAGAQSMLGHMHAETLEIMSHITSGIQYAFQTQNEVTLAVSGPGHAAMECALFNSLEPGESVLIAVNGIWGERAAEIAERIGAKVNTIVQAAGGYFTNQEIEQALVKYKPVLLFLCHGESSTGVLHPLDGIGDLCHKHNCLFLVDSVAALGGTPVYMDKQGIDILYTGSQKVLNAPPGTAPISFSERACQKAFNRKSKPVSYFLDLSWLANYWGCDGKAMRIYHHTGPVTGFFTLREALCILAETGLENSWKRHKEVAEYFHKGLEDMGLKLFVSEKKARLPTVTTIVSPPGYDWKEITAYIMKNHHIEISGGLGPSVGMVLRVGLMGCNSSKPNVDMVLAALADALKHCHKSRV from the exons ATGGCCTCCCTGCCTATCCCTCCACCAGCCTGCCTGCTGAAACCCTACGCGGTCCCATACCGCTACATGCTGGGACCTGGACCGTCCAACGTGCCTCCCCGAATCCTGGCTGCTGGTGCGCAGTCCATGTTAGGTCACATGCATGCAGAAACGTTGGAG ATCATGAGCCACATTACAAGTGGGATCCAGTACGCCTTCCAGACCCAGAACGAAGTCACCCTGGCTGTGAGTGGCCCAGGCCACGCAGCTATGGAGTGTGCCCTCTTCAACAGCCTGGAACCCGGGGAGAGCGTCCTCATCGCCGTCAATGGCATTTGGGGGGAACGGGCGGCAGAAATAGCCGAGAGGATAG GCGCTAAGGTTAATACCATTGTACAAGCTGCTGGTGGCTACTTCACAAACCAAGAAATTGAGCAG GCCCTGGTGAAGTATAAGCCCGTACTGCTTTTCTTGTGCCACGGAGAGTCCTCCACGGGGGTTCTTCATCCTTTGGATGGCATCGGGGACCTCTGTCACAA GCACAACTGTCTGTTCCTGGTCGACTCGGTGGCAGCTTTGGGAGGAACCCCGGTTTACATGGACAAGCAAG gcATAGATATCTTGTACACGGGTTCACAAAAGGTCTTGAACGCCCCTCCGGGAACGGCTCCCATCTCCTTCAGCGAGAGAGCGTG CCAAAAAGCCTTCAACCGGAAGAGTAAACCTGTCTCATACTTTCTGGACCTGAGCTGGCTGGCCAACTACTGGGGTTGTGACGGCAAAGCAATGCGAAT ATATCACCACACCGGCCCCGTGACTGGATTCTTCACCTTGAGGGAAGCCCTGTGCATCCTTGCCGAAACA GGTTTAGAGAACTCATGGAAACGACATAAAGAAGTTGCTGAATACTTTCATAAGGGACTGGAGGACATGGGTCTGAAGCTGTTTGTCTCTGAAAAG AAAGCCAGATTGCCCACGGTGACCACCATTGTTTCTCCGCCCGGCTACGACTGGAAGGAAATCACAGCCTACATCATGAAGAACCACCACATAGAGATATCCGGGGGACTGGGGCCTTCTGTTGGGATG GTTCTGCGTGTTGGATTGATGGGGTGCAACTCGTCAAAACCCAACGTGGACATGGTGCTGGCCGCCCTGGCAGATGCACTGAAACACTGCCACAAAAGCAGagtgtaa